The Paramormyrops kingsleyae isolate MSU_618 chromosome 20, PKINGS_0.4, whole genome shotgun sequence genome contains the following window.
CAGTGACAGTTGGTGTTGCACCTAAGTTACGTTTTCACTTGTTGAATATCGACATGCTTATACACatttttacattaaataaatggCTTAGTGTCTGGATCCTTTGAGCCGTGAGACTGATTTAGAAATAGCAGCCCTGCAGCACCATGGAAAGACTGCAGgcttttctgacttttttcagTTGTAAATGGGATGCTGGAGAAGCTTGGGAAGGACGCCGAGGTCATAAACAGCTCTGTCCTCGTCGGCTGTTCGGACAGCCTCCTCGCACAGTTTTGCCTTGATGTTGGTAAGAGTGACAACCTTTTATGAATCTGAACGTCTTCTAATTGGTATAAAGTTACAATTGCTTAAAACAATAGATAATAATGGatgaaaatgtttttgaaataaTACAAATTCGCAAAATAATTTTACTGGTGTTGAGAGCTGGGGGGCGCAAAATAATGATTGGATGATTGGATGTCACTACAAaagtaaatgcatttttatatgacaaaaacataaacagattttaaaaacatttgaaaagtaattttcttctgtttcctaGCATTGATAGTAGTTTCACCCTACTATCAATGTCCAGACTTTTTCCTCAGTATTCAGGATTGTAGCTATGGGCCTTGCTGGACCCTCTTCACTGGGACACGTGCCCAGTATTTATGTGCTGTGCTCTAGTCAAATCTCATGTTCAGTTTTTAAAGTCATATTAgtaatggggggtgggggagcagtTCCCCAGTAGAGCTTTATGTCTAGCAACACCTCTGATTGTAGCTAAAATGGTTTGACAGCATTACCGTTCCATATTACCGTAACTTTGCTAGAATTTTTTGTCGTCTTCTCACTATTTGATGTGGAACAATCTGTGTTACAGCGGAGTTAGAGCAGAATGCCATGGAGGAGCTCTGCCAGGGCGTCTTCACAGACCTGAGGAAAGCATTTTTTCTCCTGAGGAGTTCAGAGGTCCCACTTGTGACCAGGGTACTGCGTGTGCCAGTTCTGCTTCTGACTAATCCACTTTCACAAGGCTGAAACGAAGTCCTTTCTCTCGTTCATTTACCATGTATGATGTACATTTTGTCTTTTTGCTAAGAACGCGTAGGTAATATGCACTGTAAGTGTCTGACTGATCCAGTGCCCGTCTTGTGTGAAGGGACAGGCCTTGCTTCGCTGGCATCAGACCCACAGCTACTGCAGTGCCACTGGAAAACCCACCCAGCGGAACCAGGCGGGTAGCCAGCGAGTGTGCCACAGCAGCGGAATTACTTATTACCCTCAGGTGCGTGAGCAGGGAATGGTGAATAATAGTGAACGTGGGCTTATCTCCATTTGTGACCAGCATGACTCCAGATCCCTAATATTTTCTGTCACTATAAAGATAGAATGGTACTTATATAGCTCCGGAacaaattaagagaccacagcaaaattttcagttttgcTCTTTGTAagaaactccagcctggctcttccctgcatctcattgatgaagggctgcttccttgctttatgggtcttcagtcttCAGTcctgtctgtatatatatatatatatatatatatatatatatatatatatatatataaaatataatatatgtatataatattttatatatatataaaatggcAAAATAAGTTGTACTGCACTAGTAGTGTATctgttgtatgtgtgttttaGATGCTTACACTTGTAATTGATGTGTTTCTCCTGCAGATGGCGCCTGTGGTGATAGTTTTAGTATCTGATGGCGAGAGGTGTCTCTTGGCCCGGCAGCCTGCTTTCCCGCGGGGCATGTACAGTGCACTGGCAGGGTTCTGTGACATGGGTAGGCCAACGCACACCACTGCGCCTAGCAATCCTAAAGCGCGCCGTGTCTCGGGATATTGATATTGCAGTGCATGTCACGGAGTAGCTTGTAACGTTCTTGCGTCGGTGGCACAGTCACCGCGTGCGGTACCGAAGGTTATTACCGGCAGGAAGTGTTCTGTGTCCTTTGTTCTGTGACCTGCTCGCTTTGACTCGGTTGCGATCGCCTCGGCAGGCGAGACGGTGCTGGAGACGCTGCGGCGGGAGGTGGCTGAGGAGGTTGGCCTGGAGGTGGAGTCGGCGCAGTATTCCAGCTCGCAGCACTGGCCCTTTCCTCAGAGCTCACTCATGGTGGCCTGCCATGCCACTGTCAGCCCTGGAAGCTCGCAGGTTAGAAAGACATACCAGCTGTTTGTCTTGACATGaatccatgtgtgtgtggggggtcaTTTACGACCCACTTGCTTTTCAAGGGCATATTTTACCCCTCTGTGGCAACAACCTGCCAGTGTTAAATTTTGATTTTATATAGCTATTAATCCATCAATCTCCCAACCATGAATtgtgggagcctatcccaggcagcatgccagtccatcaccttGTAGCTACTTAGGTGGATAATGAATGTCGGGTATACTAACTGTTAACGGGCTTGTTTACTTTTTTTCCACGACAGATAAATCTGAGTGGGGCAGAGCTTGAGGATGCACGTTGGTTCACTCTGCAGGAAGTCCAGGAGGCCCTGCAGAGGAATAGTCCGCCACGTGACATCAAAGGGGAGGCTAATGTATTCTGGGTCCCGCCCAGCTCAGCCATAG
Protein-coding sequences here:
- the nudt13 gene encoding NAD(P)H pyrophosphatase NUDT13, mitochondrial isoform X2, whose product is MNLKEDDELCRRALQSGTVLLYHKLSPLLQRTDRGGYKLPIFQVPVVNGMLEKLGKDAEVINSSVLVGCSDSLLAQFCLDVAELEQNAMEELCQGVFTDLRKAFFLLRSSEVPLVTRGQALLRWHQTHSYCSATGKPTQRNQAGSQRVCHSSGITYYPQMAPVVIVLVSDGERCLLARQPAFPRGMYSALAGFCDMGETVLETLRREVAEEVGLEVESAQYSSSQHWPFPQSSLMVACHATVSPGSSQINLSGAELEDARWFTLQEVQEALQRNSPPRDIKGEANVFWVPPSSAIANQLIQEWANQQLKS
- the nudt13 gene encoding NAD(P)H pyrophosphatase NUDT13, mitochondrial isoform X1, whose product is MRWIRALPIKIQPLGSRCCSSYVSRMRYLMNLKEDDELCRRALQSGTVLLYHKLSPLLQRTDRGGYKLPIFQVPVVNGMLEKLGKDAEVINSSVLVGCSDSLLAQFCLDVAELEQNAMEELCQGVFTDLRKAFFLLRSSEVPLVTRGQALLRWHQTHSYCSATGKPTQRNQAGSQRVCHSSGITYYPQMAPVVIVLVSDGERCLLARQPAFPRGMYSALAGFCDMGETVLETLRREVAEEVGLEVESAQYSSSQHWPFPQSSLMVACHATVSPGSSQINLSGAELEDARWFTLQEVQEALQRNSPPRDIKGEANVFWVPPSSAIANQLIQEWANQQLKS